A genomic region of Nymphaea colorata isolate Beijing-Zhang1983 chromosome 2, ASM883128v2, whole genome shotgun sequence contains the following coding sequences:
- the LOC116246679 gene encoding peptidyl-prolyl cis-trans isomerase FKBP15-1-like, translated as MRKGEREMAISSFLPLLTVALVLTAVVAKKSGDVTELQIGVKHKPETCDIQAHKGDKIKVHYRGSLTDGSVFDSSYERGDPIEFELGSGQVIKGWDQGLLGMCVGEKRKLKIPSKLGYGAQGSPPKIPGGATLIFDTELVAVNGKGSSQGTSDNEL; from the exons atgagaaagggagagagggagatggcGATCTCTAGCTTCCTCCCGCTTCTGACAGTGGCACTCGTCTTGACTGCAG TTGTTGCTAAGAAATCTGGTGATGTGACGGAACTTCAGATCGGAGTAAAG CATAAGCCAGAGACTTGTGATATCCAGGCTCACAAAGGTGACAAAATCAAAGTCCATTATCGG GGTTCTCTTACTGATGGAAGTGTATTTGATTCTAGCTATGAAAGAGGTGATCCAATTGAGTTTGAACTTGGAAGCGGTCAAGTGATTAAAG GATGGGACCAGGGTTTGCTTGGGATGTGTgtgggagagaaaagaaagttaaaaataCCTTCCAAACTTGGTTATGGAGCTCAGGGATCGCCACCTAAGATTCCTG GTGGAGCTACCTTGATTTTTGATACTGAGCTTGTTGCTGTCAATGGGAAGGGCTCAAGCCAAGGGACTAGCGATAACGAGTTATAG